One stretch of Musicola paradisiaca NCPPB 2511 DNA includes these proteins:
- the murG gene encoding undecaprenyldiphospho-muramoylpentapeptide beta-N-acetylglucosaminyltransferase: protein MSGEGKRLMVMAGGTGGHVFPGLAVAHHLMAQGWQVRWLGTADRMEADLVPKHGIDIDFIRISGLRGKGLKALLLAPVRIFRAVCQARAIMRHYRPDVVLGMGGYVSGPGGLAAWLCGIPVVLHEQNGVAGLTNRGLSRIAKKVLQAFPGAFPHADVVGNPVRTDVLALPSPQERLADRQGPVRILVVGGSQGARILNQTMPDVAARLGDAVTIWHQTGKGAQGEVEAAYGRAGRPEHRITEFIDDMAAAYAWADVVVCRSGALTVSEIAAAGLPALFVPFQHKDRQQYWNALPLEKAGAARIVEQPQLSVETVSDILSGWDRGTLRDMAQKARAVAIPDATARVAAEVVAAADSRVAPAAQR from the coding sequence ATGAGTGGCGAAGGCAAGCGTTTAATGGTGATGGCGGGCGGTACCGGTGGGCATGTTTTCCCCGGACTGGCGGTAGCGCATCACCTGATGGCGCAAGGCTGGCAGGTGCGCTGGCTGGGGACGGCGGATCGTATGGAAGCGGATCTGGTGCCGAAACACGGCATCGACATTGATTTCATCCGTATCTCCGGCCTGCGGGGTAAAGGGCTGAAAGCACTGTTGCTGGCGCCGGTGCGGATTTTTCGGGCGGTATGTCAGGCCAGAGCCATTATGCGGCATTATCGGCCGGATGTGGTGCTGGGCATGGGCGGGTATGTTTCCGGCCCCGGCGGGCTGGCCGCCTGGTTGTGCGGTATTCCGGTGGTGCTGCATGAGCAGAATGGCGTTGCGGGGCTGACCAATCGCGGGTTGTCGCGTATCGCCAAAAAGGTTTTACAGGCATTTCCAGGCGCGTTTCCGCATGCGGATGTGGTGGGCAACCCGGTTAGAACCGATGTGTTGGCCTTGCCGTCGCCGCAGGAACGGTTGGCGGATCGTCAGGGGCCGGTGCGGATTCTGGTGGTCGGCGGCAGTCAGGGCGCCCGCATACTGAATCAGACGATGCCAGATGTGGCGGCGCGTTTGGGTGACGCGGTGACGATTTGGCACCAGACCGGCAAAGGCGCGCAAGGTGAAGTTGAAGCGGCTTATGGCCGCGCTGGTCGGCCTGAGCATCGCATCACTGAATTTATTGATGATATGGCGGCGGCGTATGCCTGGGCGGACGTGGTGGTATGTCGTTCCGGCGCGCTGACGGTCAGCGAGATTGCGGCGGCGGGGTTGCCCGCATTGTTTGTGCCGTTTCAGCATAAAGATCGGCAGCAATACTGGAATGCGCTGCCGCTGGAAAAAGCGGGGGCGGCCAGGATTGTCGAGCAACCGCAACTGAGCGTGGAAACCGTCAGCGACATTCTTTCCGGCTGGGATCGCGGGACATTGCGCGATATGGCGCAGAAAGCCCGAGCTGTGGCGATCCCTGATGCGACGGCGCGGGTTGCCGCCGAGG